The following is a genomic window from Parabacteroides johnsonii DSM 18315.
GCTTAAATCTGCAATACCGTCTTCATCAATCTGTGGAATACCACCTATCGGATAGTTACCATCTTTCCAGTTCTGAATCAACTGCTTGTATTCAGCCGATACAGAACTTTCATCACCATTCCAAGAGGTATTACCGGACCATGCACGATTCAAGAAATAAATCGGACGATTAAAAACTTTACCGGCAATCTTCCACCGAATCAAATCACTATAACGATGACCTTCCCAAGCCATTTCAATAAAACGCTCGGTACGGATAACCGTACGTAACTGCTGTTGTGATCCTTCCGTTACTCGCGGATACTCAAGATTTGTTCCGTTATAAGCCCTTTCACGCAATTTATTAATCGTTGCATCCAGCACTTCTTGGCTACACTGATTCATCTCATTCATCGCTTCAGCATACATCAACAAAACATCACCGTAACGCAACATAGGATAAGTAGTCGGTGCCCCGGCTTTACCATTTTCCAAAAATGACTCATCGACATATTTCTTAAACAACAAACCAGTGTAGGAAGCATGTTCCGCTCTTGCTTTAGAATCATTATTTCCTACTTGTACACCGTCAGAAACTCTCAGAACGGTTGTTTTAACTGGCGATGGAGAATATTCATAACCCAACCACTTATAATCGTTTGGATCATACGTTCCTTCCAACACACTCTTGTTGTGCGCTGTGGCAAACGGAACAATCGTCATTGCCATACGTGGATCTCGGTTCTCGAAAAAGTCTTTCGGATTGTAAAGCGGAGATTCATCGATCGGTTTACCATCAATACAAGGATAAGCACAAACCAATTCGTAAGAAGGTGCTTTTTGACCACCCCATCCGCCTGAAAGGCGAGATATGCTATTCAACACATCACCCGCAGCCCAATAATATTTTTTCAACGTCACATCTCCACGGAAGAAGAAAATCCATTCGTCAGACCAAGAAGCCGTAAACAGGTCCTGATAATTGTCATGCAATTTATACACATTCAAATCCATACAATTTTTGGCAGCAGTAGCAGCAGTAGCATAATCCTCATTATAAATAGCAATTCTTGCTTTAAAAGCATAAGTAGCCCCCTTTGTGGCACGCTGGATGCCTGGATAACTATTGGGTAAACGTTCCGCAGCCTTGTCCAAACATTCGTAGCTGTAAGCCAATACATCTGCTTTCGGAGATCGGGAAGCGGTATAAGCTTCATCTAAACTCATACCCACCTTATCCAAGATCGCATCCCCCCAATGAAAAGCCAACATGCCATAAGCATATCCTAAATAGAAATAAGCTTCACCTTCATATTGCGCGATATCCTTTTCCGAAACACCCATAGCACGTGCTCGATCCATATTATTGATTATACGCAAAGCACGTGCGATACCTTTATAATAGTTTTCCCAACGTTTGGCAATCGTTCCATCTTCTGAAGTCAATGTTCCGTTATTCACAGCCGATGTTTCATTTCGAGCCGTTACATCATCTCCCCATTTCATATCATCAATCGGGAAAAAATCCGTACGATAGAAATCATTCAAAGACATTTCTATTTCTGCTTGAGAAGAATACCAATTCTCGCTTGATCCTTCAGAAAGAGGATTTAAGTCTAGATCGACACACGACATCAGCAGGCAAAGAGAAGCTGTACATATAGAAAATTTTATCTGTTTCATATCACTATAAATTTAAAATTTAACGTTTACGCCAAATGTAAAAGAGGTAGATATAAAGTCGGAACTTGCACCGATTTCCGGATCCCATCCTTTAGGATAATGACTGATGGCAGGAAGGTCATTTACCGTAGCATAGAGTCGCAATCCCTTGACGAAGCACTTATCCATAAGAGTTTTTGGCAATGAATAGCCCAATGTAATGTTCTTGACACGGAAATAAGCCCCGTTAAACAACCAATAATCAGAACCTGTATAAGTGTTAGTCGTATTGGTATAGGTAAGACGAGGATATAGGGCATTCCGATTTTGCTCTTCTGTATTATGCTGGCTCCAATAATTTCCCAATACAAGAGAAGGCACAGCTCCCCATTGCTCTTTCAGCGGTTGTATCCATGCAGAATTGAAGAGAACATTCTGATGCCCCACACCTTGGAAAGAGAGAGAGAAGTCCCAATCCTTCCAGCCTAAAAACAGATTACCACCAAACTGGAACTCCGGCAAGGAATTACCTAAACGGACTTTATCATCTGCATTGATAACACCATCTTCGTTCACATCGACATATTTAATGTTACCTGCCTTGTCATTAGCTGTCAATGTCGGATACTTGTTTCCTTCCGAATCATACAAATCAGCATCAGTAACGAACAGACCATCGGTCTTATACATAAACCACTCATAATAATAAGAATCTTCTTCATAAATCTTATTACCATCTATAGTTCTTCTGTCTCCCAAATATCCCATTTTTGAACGATAATCAGATAAATTAAAAGATACACCATAAGAAACCTCACCAATCTGGTCACGCCAACTTGCTTCAAATTCCCAACCATGAGTATACATATCACCTGCATTTTGTTTCGGAGCAGAAAAGCCAGCATAAGAGGGAAAGCCCAAAGTCAGAAGCATATCAGCCGTTTTCTTATAATAGTAATCTCCTGTCAAGCTCAAACGATTATTCAACAAAGTAATATCGACACCAATATCATAAGTCGTCGTTGTTTCCCACGTAATATCACTAAATGCATAATTATATTGTGCAGCATTCTGTACAGCGGTCACCGATTGGGAACCCTTATCATACATATAGCTATTTCCGAAATTGATTGCCGCCTGATACGGAAATTCCGCATCACTGATACGCTCATTGCCTAATGAACCAATAGATGCACGTACTTTCAAATAATCGATCTGCTTATTTTTAGGGAACCAAGATTCATTTGAGACAACCCAACCTGCCGATACAGAGGGAAATACTCCCCAACGATAATCGGAGGCAAAACGAGAAGAGGCATCAGCCCGGACATTCGCCTGCAACATATAACGGCTTTTGTATGAATACATGGCACGTCCGAAAACAGATTGATAAGCATTGTGGCCCGCTTTACCTGAATTATACTGATAATCTTCCGGCCCAAGATTCAAATAAGGATAAGTATCCAATTCATAATTATTTCTTGATGCACCCAAATTTTCCCATTTATACTTATAGCCTTCATAACCGGCCATTGCATTCAAGGAATGGTCATTCCATTTGTTCTCGTAATTGGCATAAAATTGATAAGTACGGCTTTGCGTGTTATTACGCGCTTCGTTCAACTGAGTGGTCTTACTATTTTGTGCAGCAATAGCTGTCCCATCTTCATAATAAACATTCACTTTCTTATTAAATGCCTTTTTGTTCTCGAAAGTGTAACGAGGAGCAAAAACCGCCGTCAAAGTCAACCCTTTCATAGGGGTCAAACTCAACTGTGCTTTACCTCCGAATTTATAATAATTGGTATTGGTTGTTCCTCCCTCGTTCAACATAGCCAACGGGTTAGCACCTGATTTCACGTCAGCATAACTACCATCTTGCCAATACGGATTATAATAAGGAGTCGTCAAATATGCCCAATAAATCGGGTTAAAAGTTTGATCTTCAGAAAAATTGGTTGAAAAAGGATTTAGACTTTTCGAGGTTGAAAAATCAACATCGATATTGGCCCGAATCCAAGAGTTTATCTTATAATCATTATTGATACGACCCGCATACCGCTCATACGATTTATTCGCATAATACCCATCTGCAGTCTGATAATTGAACGAAATCTTGGATTGTAATTTATCCGTTCCACCAGAAACGTTAATGTTATGTTGTTGATGAGAAGTCGTATTCTTCAACAACAAATCGACCCAATCTGTATTCG
Proteins encoded in this region:
- a CDS encoding RagB/SusD family nutrient uptake outer membrane protein yields the protein MKQIKFSICTASLCLLMSCVDLDLNPLSEGSSENWYSSQAEIEMSLNDFYRTDFFPIDDMKWGDDVTARNETSAVNNGTLTSEDGTIAKRWENYYKGIARALRIINNMDRARAMGVSEKDIAQYEGEAYFYLGYAYGMLAFHWGDAILDKVGMSLDEAYTASRSPKADVLAYSYECLDKAAERLPNSYPGIQRATKGATYAFKARIAIYNEDYATAATAAKNCMDLNVYKLHDNYQDLFTASWSDEWIFFFRGDVTLKKYYWAAGDVLNSISRLSGGWGGQKAPSYELVCAYPCIDGKPIDESPLYNPKDFFENRDPRMAMTIVPFATAHNKSVLEGTYDPNDYKWLGYEYSPSPVKTTVLRVSDGVQVGNNDSKARAEHASYTGLLFKKYVDESFLENGKAGAPTTYPMLRYGDVLLMYAEAMNEMNQCSQEVLDATINKLRERAYNGTNLEYPRVTEGSQQQLRTVIRTERFIEMAWEGHRYSDLIRWKIAGKVFNRPIYFLNRAWSGNTSWNGDESSVSAEYKQLIQNWKDGNYPIGGIPQIDEDGIADLSEMAKKGYITVATERKFDESRDYLWPVPAADRLINENLSQNPKW
- a CDS encoding TonB-dependent receptor, whose product is MKITTLFSLGVACCISASTYAQSYKVSINKQNSSIIEILREIEKSSEFTFFFNDNRVNVNKTASVNAKNATLEDVLDQVLRNTGYKYQIIDRQVLIKASDNLSLASAQQNQKTVTGVILDESGLPVIGANVVEKGTTNGTITDAEGRFSLNVASDATLIVSYIGYVQSEISVKNKTSVSITMKEDAELLEEVVVIGYGSARKGDLTGPISSVKGASLTERSTQMLSTAMQGQISGVEVTRSSGGPGSSATIRVRGVTTLSNNDPLVIIDGVPGSLNDVVASDVETMSVLKDAASASIYGSRAAAGVILITTKRAKENKFNLDYNYEYSIDKPTTRPTNGNVIDWMNVQNEIKWNDGASNPYSQYSQETINAWMANNATDPYHYPNTDWVDLLLKNTTSHQQHNINVSGGTDKLQSKISFNYQTADGYYANKSYERYAGRINNDYKINSWIRANIDVDFSTSKSLNPFSTNFSEDQTFNPIYWAYLTTPYYNPYWQDGSYADVKSGANPLAMLNEGGTTNTNYYKFGGKAQLSLTPMKGLTLTAVFAPRYTFENKKAFNKKVNVYYEDGTAIAAQNSKTTQLNEARNNTQSRTYQFYANYENKWNDHSLNAMAGYEGYKYKWENLGASRNNYELDTYPYLNLGPEDYQYNSGKAGHNAYQSVFGRAMYSYKSRYMLQANVRADASSRFASDYRWGVFPSVSAGWVVSNESWFPKNKQIDYLKVRASIGSLGNERISDAEFPYQAAINFGNSYMYDKGSQSVTAVQNAAQYNYAFSDITWETTTTYDIGVDITLLNNRLSLTGDYYYKKTADMLLTLGFPSYAGFSAPKQNAGDMYTHGWEFEASWRDQIGEVSYGVSFNLSDYRSKMGYLGDRRTIDGNKIYEEDSYYYEWFMYKTDGLFVTDADLYDSEGNKYPTLTANDKAGNIKYVDVNEDGVINADDKVRLGNSLPEFQFGGNLFLGWKDWDFSLSFQGVGHQNVLFNSAWIQPLKEQWGAVPSLVLGNYWSQHNTEEQNRNALYPRLTYTNTTNTYTGSDYWLFNGAYFRVKNITLGYSLPKTLMDKCFVKGLRLYATVNDLPAISHYPKGWDPEIGASSDFISTSFTFGVNVKF